Proteins encoded together in one Urocitellus parryii isolate mUroPar1 chromosome 3, mUroPar1.hap1, whole genome shotgun sequence window:
- the LOC113176525 gene encoding cysteine-rich PDZ-binding protein: MVCEKCEKKLGTVITPDTWKDGARNTTESGGRKLNENKALTSKKARFDPYGKNKFSTCRICKSSVHQPGSHYCQGCAYKKGICAMCGKKVLDTKNYKQTSV; the protein is encoded by the coding sequence ATGGTGTGcgaaaaatgtgaaaagaaacttGGTACTGTTATCACTCCAGATACATGGAAAGATGGTGCAAGGAATACCACAGAaagtggtggaagaaagctgaaTGAAAATAAAGCTTTGACTTCAAAAAAAGCAAGATTTGATCCATATGGAAAGAATAAGTTCTCCACTTGCAGAATTTGTAAAAGTTCTGTGCACCAACCAGGTTCTCATTACtgccagggctgtgcctacaaaAAGGGCATCTGTGCAATGTGTGGAAAAAAGGTTTTGGATACCAAAAACTACAAGCAAACATCTGTGTAG